Part of the Quercus robur chromosome 5, dhQueRobu3.1, whole genome shotgun sequence genome, ctcaattagtttgtaattttttaattaaaaatatgccacatcattaaagaaaatgtcAAGTCATTGTGAAGTTAGCCACGTAAGTAACACCGTTAACAGAAGTTAGTGAAAGGACCAATACAACTCAGatttaaaacttaagggactaattgtgctcgctttaaacttgagggactaattgCGCACATAGGGTAAACTTCAGGGACCAATTGTGTAGTTTCGCCTTAATTTTTTACTCCTTTAGCCGTCGGTCTCTTTGTATTCCAATTAACggttactaattaatttatttaattgacgtttgatttcttttactaatctctttctcttcctctttgttAACATCCTATTGTTTTCCCAAATTTCATGATAATTCTAATATACTAAATATGTATATTGTAacgttcatttttatttttattttactccatTTTGCTGCCATGAAGTTAGTACATCTATaactattagtttattattttatgatatgtttggtttgatattattattattataaatttagtgtttctaaaatagcatgtgttttgtattctctttttctattaatgCATTGTAACGTTTTATGGGAatactttataagaaaattatttattatttatttatttttttaaattgagtgtttctaaattgatatttgttttgtatttcatttttccattgatgcattgtaaaatttcatgggAAGACtttataagaacaatttttatttattgaataaaatattatacgtttaatttttaaaaaaatgagacaaaatataaataattatgatatggaggatgttgctaaatttaaatgttgaattaaataagataagaataaaataataaaaatgaaatgtatagcaataaacaccatattattttagttatgctatgtaataaaataatattatatttttatatactatctttataatgcaataatataacatttaacaaccaatgagaataaaaaagataacaacataaaatatataactaaatCGTATCAAGCTAGATTACCTGTCAATTCCAATTTTAGCAAACTAACTGACTTCTAGTAGTCTAAAACTGATTTCTACGATGCATTTGGTGGACCTTTCAATACTGCATCAGTATGTTTTGATGGTCAACCTGttacactaaaataaaaaaaaaaaaaaaaatatatatatatatatatataccaaaaattgaaggaatatatatatatatatatatatatatatatagagagagagagagagagagagagagagagagagagagagagaggcttttgtgtgtggaaaaatagaaattatgctTGGAATAAGAGGGAGAATGACAATTTTATAGCATgaggataagaataagaagagtaaaaaataaaggaagataaaaagatagaataatattaatattgagaGTAGTGGGAAtttgaaaagttgaaatggaataagaaaggttgaagaaagttaAGGTAGAGAGTAGTagggatatgaaaagttaaaaaggaattaaaaatttaataataaataagaataattaaaaataagataaattaaatatgatattttgattgtaatataatagagtttttaattcactttaagtattaaaaaattgtataaaaaaattggaaaaaaattgataatgacaTGGCTGCTGACGTGGCTCAATGggagcgtagcaacattaaatactacgcttcaacttttagtaatatattgattgatgATTAGATTTGACAAAAGCCAACTTGGTCATAAAAACAATTTTGGTGAAACTCCTTTGTTTAGAGCCGTTGCATTTGGCAGGACAGACATGGTTGAGTTTTTGATTGGGAATGTTATCGAAGATATTGACAGGGAAAGCAGCATAATGGAAAAGCACCGCAGGCGAAAAGATTCCACATCCATTCTTCATATAGCTATCCTAGGCATCCACTTTGGTAAGActtaatttctctctttcatttcATGTTAaataatactctctctctctctttttatttttattttttatttttaaaaacctttaaaaaaaaacctcaaagttctctctctgatctctctctctcaattatttACAGATACAGCTATGGAGTTACTAACGTGGGATTTTTCACTTCGAGACTTGAGGGATGAACATGCATGGCACGACATGTTTTCAACTGCTAGCTAACATGCCGTCTGCTTTCAAGAGTGGACACCCCATGAGCGTCTTTGTATGCCTCACAAAATATGTTACCAGCTTGAAAAATTTATTACATTTCTCACTCTGTACATAATAGCTAACTAAACCTGCATCTCCAATACAGGCCTTCCAGATGATGACGGCCTTCACGATGACAAAGATAATGAAACTTTGATTACTTAAGTGGAAGAGCAGATCTTGAGCTTGGCCGTGGCTGGAGTTGTCCCCACAAATTTTGCTACTTAGGTGATCGTATAGGTAATATATATAGGAACTGACTTGGGTCTAGTGCATTGGAGCATTGAATTTGTTGAGATGTTGACACATGTCAAATGTTTGCCACTTGTCAGCATCCTAATAGGTCCAGTGCTCCTCTGCACTGGTCCCAATCCTTATAATGTATATACTGGAGAAACTTTGCTCTAAAGGTGCTTTTCATTcctttggaaaaaaaatctctttatttgaataaattcaTTTCATGTTTTAGATGGTTTAATAGGTGCCCTTAAGACATTTGTTAAtgaatcattttaaaaaagttttgttattacatttataggaaatataaaatattgtcaaaaaaatcaggtttaaaaaaaaaaaaaaaagtttctataAGTATTTCCTAAATGAATGTCCTTACCGcatcttttaataaaatacttttagaaactaaaatatatatatttttggatgaATTAAAATTCAATGTCACTTTACTTGAAAATCTTATCCAAGGACTCTGGGCAAATGATAGTTTGATGAGagtatgtgtgtgagtgtgtctCTCTAATATTTAGATTGTGTGTAAACCTACCTTTAAATACAGAAATAGCACACTTATATGGTATGCAGACCCAAGACCCTAATGCCATAGAACTGCCCAAACGGCAAGAGCAAGTCTCAAAATGAGCAGAAATGAACGCACCTACAATTGAGTGACCAAGCTGAGATTTTGGAAGTCATCAAAATCTTGCAAAAAGAGTATGATAACAAGTTAAGAAattgggcattttttttttttcaaaatacaaggTAATGTTTCTTCGATGAAACACAAACCACTGGTCTGGTGCCATACTGTTCTacatttctatttattttaattagagcATTTATAAATTTCTGCtcctctttttaatttttaatccaatatataaatatttcttTGATGACCTGAGTCACACTAATTTGCAGCCATATTGTCAAGGATATACTATACTGTTTGGAGTTGCATAGCTCAAGGTACAatccattttatttatttatttatttataaagacATATATTCATTACACTGTTGTATACTGTACTATTGCCACTCTCGGTGCAATTCAAAATTTCGATACCGgtttaaatgtataaattacTAATCACTAGTGTCAATCAACATGTAAAAATTGGTGGCATTGTAATCGTAAGTCAATATTAAATCTATTATATTTGCTTCTGTCAAATGGTATATTAGAATTGATGTTTAATGGTTTTTGTGGAAAGCTAGTCTCATCTTGCTCTCTCATGTGATGTCAATAGGATTTTCAACAGTTAGAAGACTTTGGGACATAAAAATACAGCAAAAGAGAGTGCTGAGGCTTGCTACAATTCTAGGTCAAACAGACAAGTCATGGTTGGGTACAATCGAGGACAAAGAGGAAGCTAAAGAAGATGGGCTGCATTCCCGTCCTACTTTATCTTCTGAGATTCCACTAATTTCAGCAGCAAGAAATGGGATCACAGAGATTGTAGAGGTTATTCTCAAACGGTTTCCTCAGGCAATTGAGCATAGAAATGAACGACTTGAGAACATACTTCACATTGCAGCAAGATATCGAAGGAAAGAAATCTTGGATCTTCTACAATATTTGCATGTTCCAACGCTGAGGCTTAAGAGGTCGATCAATGTCGATCTTGAAACCATTTTGCATCAAACTGCGTACTTGGGTGAGCATCGGTTGAGGGATAGGCCTGGGGAAGCCCTCCGCATGCAGTCAGCGATTCAATGGTTCAAGGTGCTATTCTTGCCTGCATTTCCCTAGCTCATTCCTTCCAAACTGAATATCTTTATTATATCGTGTCTATAAATTATACATAAGAGGAAAAAGTGCCGTATGTATCCAGCTTATTTAACCACCATCTCACATTGGGGTAGATCCATCAGCATGCATAAGAGGAAAAAGTACCGTATGTATCCAGCTTATTTAACCACCATCTCACATTGGGGTAGATCCATCAGCATGGAACCCATTCATACATGAGAGGGTGATTTACATATGAATGATACGAATAGGAGACATTTATATAAGCATACATAACAGGTCTAATAGTACATAAGTACATCACATGTAACACAACATTATAAATGTAGTAAAATCTAAGACATTGTGCTACTTTACTGAACCTAGGTAGGAATAGGATATGATCTGGACCTTGGGCCCTTGGATCCTAGAGCTTATATTCTAATAATctttacaattttaatttaCTTCCCTGCactaattttctaattttgggttttctttagTGTCtgcttaaatatatttttctcatgGTAGGtgaatttacaattttacaagTAGATGCATTACAACTCGAAACAATTACATCCAAATCTAAAATCGAAGTAATATGCGATGGAACATCTTCTATCCATACTTGTAAATCTGGTATGCGTAATGCATTTTTTGCCAGACTATGAGTAACCTTATTGCCGTTTCTCTTAACATTAGAATACACCAATCGTTCAAAACTACTAGCAACTCGTTTCACATCGTCTACCAGCAGACCTGTTGGAGAAAGACTATCCTCTGTTGATTTCAATGCTTTGATCAGACCGAGAGAATCACCTTCAAGAATCACTTTTCGAAAGCCCAAATCACGCGCAAGAGTGGCTGCCTTCAAAGCGGCCAGCGCCTCAACCTCGTTAGGCTTGTACGCTTGATGAAGTTTTTCTGAACAGGAAGCTAGCACAGCTTCGTTATTGTCCTGGATTACCACTCCAACTCCGGACTGATTTGGACTATATTCTAAATGGGCAAAACCTATGTATGGTGTTTCTAATTATATTCAACTATGTGATTACATTTACTAATGCAACTGAAATAATGTTatctttttttaagattatttaATTCAACCATATAGTTTATTAGCCAATGCAATCACATGTTTGAATTAAATTAGGCAACCTAGGTAAAATATCTATAAAACTACATCTAAGTTTTACCCATTTAAAATAATCTCATCTTCTTTTGGGAGCAAGAAGCATAACTTGTTCAGGGAGATTGAGATGTAGGATGAACTTATTACTTATTGTCACCcaaattgcataaaaataatagttttcaaTCAATGCAGCGAGTGCAAAAACTTGTACCACATTTCATCAAAATCCGAAATGTTAAAGGTCAGACTGCTAAAGAATTGTTCACCATCCAACAATTCTGTTAAAATCGGAGCAAAACAGGTCGAGAAACCCTGGATTTGGACTGGGGAATTGGTCCGAGAAAGGCTGAGTTTTTGGGTCAGAGCGAGGAGCGAAGAGGAGTTGGGTCCTGAGAAGGAAGAGGGTCTGGTGGTGGAGAAAGAGGAGGAGGTGAAGATGGTGGAGCCAAGCGAGATCAATAGGCTAAAGAAGGCTTTGGTGACCTTGTTTTACAGGACTAGCTGAGGGCTAAGAACGATGAGCGAGACAAGAGTCGAGTGAGACAAGAGCAAGTTGTCAAGGTATCCATTTAGTGGCGGAGCCAGAATTTtagttttggggggggggggggggggagatcaAATATAAAGGTACatgtaaattatattttgttctcgtcttttttcaatcttttttggTGCCTAATGTAAGAGTTGAAATTTAATAGTCACTGTTATCCTTAAGGTATTCTAAATTCTAAGGTGATTATAAGtttaagtaaatattttaaacAAGTAAAACACATAAACATGAATGAAAGAAGGTAAATTAACTGGGAAGTTTTCATGCTAAATTTGTATTTGGGAACAAAAAATGGTGAtccaactttttaaaatctcttatttattttgctACCTTTACTTATAGCCTACTTATGATTGGTATATCATAAAGGAAAGAAGCAATTTTGACTTAATAACtttagaaatattattaaaaaagaaaagaatacatCTAGGCGTACAATACAAAGAATAGTAGAGATAATAACTAATGTGTGGCAACAAATCAACACAGTAGAGATAATAACTGATGTGTGGCAACAAATGCATAACTGAGTTTGATGTGGGGCTTGGGGTGGGGTCAGGGGGGGCAATTGCCCCTCCTCGACCCCCCTAGCTCTGCCCCTGTATCCATTTGAACTACAATTATTTAAGGTTGAAGAGACTTCTTATATGTACTTGTTAGTGTTAGAAGACAGACAGGAATCCAACACTAGACTGCTTGTGATTTGTGATAATCAAGTTGCTTTGTAATTTGGTTTGGCCTCCTTCATGGAATTTAGACATCCACCAAATCTAAAATCCATGGGACTTGGGTTGTATACAAACTTTGTAGCCAGTATCAAAAtgatcaacccaagaatggtgCATCTTTACACTCATCTAGTTCTTGTTATCTAAGGCATGCATACTTGCATAGTGGTCTCTAGATCTGATAATGTTTTTACATATGGCATTCCCCTATGCCTGTTTTGTTTTTACATTATAGGTCTGGCACAGATAATTAATTTAAAGCAACCTAAAAAATTCGATTTGGTATGACGTTGTTGCTTAATGTGTTAGCTATTTGTTGAGAAATGGGTTGTGGTTATCCTTGGAAGTTGATGTATAACAATGATTAAAATCGGAAATATATCATGAAACAAcaagatttgattttttctcATAAGAGTTCTCatgttttttcttctattaCTCATGAGAATAGTCATGTACATggtgaatttgaattttgtgtGTGGAGCAGGTAAACATCTTTTGCAGGTTTGTTCCCATTGTTGTCAAGGGGTACACTGCCCTTAGTGGCGGTAGAAGAAATATCACAGATAATTGACTCAGAAAATTTTACAGTCCATAATATTGTCCAATTTGCTGGGCCATTGGCTACAACTTCAATTAGTACCAATGTCAAGTTTGAAGTCTGAAGTCCAAATGTCAAGTTTGAAGTCTGAAGTCCAAAGAGTGTAcgggttttatttttgtttcttttaatgtTATCCTTTCTCATCAATCGCTAATTATGCCTACAAGTCTAGCAATTTAAAGCTATAGATTATTTCTTGCATTATATGGTTCAAATCTCTGTTAAGGATCACACATTAAAGGGTGCAAATCAAAATTATATTCCAAGTACCTTTTGCATTTAGAAATTCTCTTTGACCATGTTTTTTTCTATCAACACCTTAGAGAACTTTGAAGCTTTGGATTTAGCTCTAAATTAGCCCTTTCCTATTTTTCCCCCTCTATTCAGATCAAATTTGAAGAAGGTATCATTGGTACTCCCCAATTAATTGACTCCATGGTGATACCTGAAAATGTGGAATTTCTGGGGCAAAAGATTGACCTTACACCCTTCAAGGGCTTAATCAACTCTGTTCAAGACACAGCTTCATCTGTTGCAAAGACCATTTCCCGCCAGCCACCATTGAAGTTCTCTTTCTCAAACAACAATGCTGAATCGTGGTTACTTACCACATACCTATATGAAGAACTTCGAATTTCAAGGGGAGATGGTGGCAGTGTATTTGTTCTCATCAAGGAAGGAAGTTCCCTCTTGACAACCTGAGCAAACTCAAATATTCTTTTATAGTTTCTTATAAGGATACTGCCTCAACAAAgacattttatgtaataaatCTATGGTGATGAATGTAAATTGCATCTCTGATATGGTGTTTGTAAAGATATGAAAGATTATAGctttaaattgtttttcaatCTTATTAGGTCATTCTGACAGTTGCAGGCGCTCTgctaatttatgatttttcttggCTTAGAGCTTAGTTTTGCATTTGATAGGATTCAATTATGGATCTGCTATTTTTTAATTCTATGATTTCGTGAAAATTACTATTGTATTGACATGGGGACAATAGGTCAAGAATCAAAATGTTTAATTAGCTTTAATAAGAGGTATCACATTTCCACCTTAAGAGATATTGGTTTCCCACATTAATGGACTTCCggctctactctactccccctctcCCCCTTCCTTCCAAACTAGCCTTAAATACTACCTATGATTTGGGTAGAACATTTATCTTGGATTGTGGTGGTGGATGGTATTGGTAATCCAGTAGCATAAACAGAATTATGGTTATGGTTTTTATTCTCTGTGTTAGAGACTACTTCCATGGGAATATGAGATTGAGAAACATGGAAAGCCATGATAATTAATGTGTTAATAAAATGATTGGATAAAGCCGAAAAAGGGCGGATAAAAAATGCAGCATAACACCTTTTTCTTTATGATTATAATGCTAAACTTTATTCCTCTACCAAGCAAAGTAGATACGGAAAACTTTCTTTCACTTGTGAACAATCTATGAAACAAAGTATGatttctctcacacacacacacacacacacacacacacacacacacacacacacacacacacacacacacacacacacacacacacacacacacacacacacacacacacacacacacagagagagagagagagagagagagagagagagagagagagagagagagagagagagagagagagagagagagcactaaATTCCCAGATCTGtgagatgcaaaaatagagaaaaaatatacgttaaagaaaaataattatataagacttatgtggttcggcaatttgcctacgtccatgGAGTTGTAGAGATTTCACtattctcaagaaaaaatacaaaatgtaGCGGAacagttttctctctaaaaaacaacataaaatcctaatctaaaaaaaaacagtttttataTCTTGCGCATAAGATTCACAATGAGCGCTATGACTTGGGTCCTATCGGCTCAAGCCTTGGTTCCATGGATTAAGCTTTAGAAAATTTACCATTAAAAATtgtaacaatattattttaagttGAGTCATAATTCGGATCAAACataactaggctccacaaagcccataTTAAGTTCCAAATACAGTCGTTTTGAGAGCCATACTTTCTCCCAGCAAATGTAGTCTAAGAAATAAAAGTGTGTTGGTATCACTTGTatgagaaaacataaaataatctTAGACATTTAATTAAT contains:
- the LOC126728675 gene encoding uncharacterized protein LOC126728675, which produces MSIGFSTVRRLWDIKIQQKRVLRLATILGQTDKSWLGTIEDKEEAKEDGLHSRPTLSSEIPLISAARNGITEIVEVILKRFPQAIEHRNERLENILHIAARYRRKEILDLLQYLHVPTLRLKRSINVDLETILHQTAYLGEHRLRDRPGEALRMQSAIQWFKVLFLPAFP